The sequence below is a genomic window from Patescibacteria group bacterium.
TATTGGCGCCATGAAACATTGGCCAAAAGATCAAGAAGTCAACAGAAGTATATTTTTTATCCCTAATTTACATGCCTTAACGGTTAGGCAGGACCCCGCCCAGCTAAAAGTTAGAACTCTGGACTTGGTTGCTTGGCTACTGGCTGTTGGTGTAGATCCAAAGCATTCAATTATCCTAGTCCAATCTATGGTGTCAGCTCACGCTGAGCTCTTCTGGATACTAGAAAACTTCGTGACAATGGGGGAGCTAGGCCGTATGACTGAGTATAAGGACAAATCAACCAAGCTAGGACCCGAGGGGCAGCTGGCCGGGCTACTAAATTATCCAGTGCTCATGGCAGCAGATATATTGCTATACAGTACGGATGAAGTCCCCGTAGGGGAAGACCAAACCCAGCATATCGAGCTAACTAGGCATATAGCCAGTAGATTTAATAATATTTATGGAGATACATTTGTTGTGCCAAAGGCCATAGTACAGAGCTCCGGCAATAGGATTAAAGGCCTTGATGACCCACGCTATAAAATGAGTAAGAGTGAGCACCCAGATAGCACTATAGCCTTATCAGAGGACCCAAAATCAGTAATAAAGAAGTTTATGAGGGCAGTTACAGACTCAGACGATAAAATAAAGTACGATCCTAAGAGCAAGCCAGGAATTTCTAATCTGATAGATATCTATGTAGGATTCACAGATGCAAATATAGCTGATGTAGAGAAGCGTTATGCGTCTAAAGGCTATGGAGAGTTCAAAAAAGATCTAGGGGAGCTTGTCCGTGATAATTTAGTTGACCTCCAGTCTAAATTCAGAAAGTATAGATCTGATGAAGCCGGCTTGATGGCTATAGTGGGTGCCGGAAACACAAAAGCTTCTAAAATAGCCAATAAAAAACTAGATGAAGTTAAAAGTAAAATAGGCTTGTTGTAATAATTATAACATCTTTCAACAGAGTAGAAAGACAGGAACTTAGATATTATCGTTGACATAAGCATAAGCAGCATGCTATACTAGAGTTATTCTAGTTCATTAAAAACAAAAAAGTTAAATATGCCACACAACATAACCAAACCACCATAGCTTGTGAGCCAGTTCTCGTTTTTAGAGCCACAAGCATTACACGGTAAGGAAATTCTGGATACAAAGGGCAACCCCCTTGTTTTTTGTACCAGAACTTCCTTACTGTCACAGGGTTAGTCTACCGTCAGATATTAAGGTAAAAAAGGAGGTAGGCCAGTAACCGAAGGAACCCAGTCAGGACTTTGCACTTACAAGCTAAGAATAAAGTCCTGATTGGGCACCGTAGTGATGGTTGGGGAGCCACAATCGTAAATTCGTACCAAGTAACCAATAAAAAAGACACGATTGTAACTTTT
It includes:
- the trpS gene encoding tryptophan--tRNA ligase; the protein is MKTVLSGLKPTGEMTIGNYIGAMKHWPKDQEVNRSIFFIPNLHALTVRQDPAQLKVRTLDLVAWLLAVGVDPKHSIILVQSMVSAHAELFWILENFVTMGELGRMTEYKDKSTKLGPEGQLAGLLNYPVLMAADILLYSTDEVPVGEDQTQHIELTRHIASRFNNIYGDTFVVPKAIVQSSGNRIKGLDDPRYKMSKSEHPDSTIALSEDPKSVIKKFMRAVTDSDDKIKYDPKSKPGISNLIDIYVGFTDANIADVEKRYASKGYGEFKKDLGELVRDNLVDLQSKFRKYRSDEAGLMAIVGAGNTKASKIANKKLDEVKSKIGLL